In Methanocaldococcus lauensis, a single genomic region encodes these proteins:
- a CDS encoding archease has product MFEYFETTADMGIIAKGKSLEDAFKEAAKGLFHIMVDIDKVDKKEKIEFEVSGENLEELLYNFLNELIFYSDVENLVFSDFDIKIEKDNNGYKLKCIAYGEKINKEKHNIKEEVKAVTYHKMEVKKEGDMWIIKYIVDL; this is encoded by the coding sequence ATGTTTGAATATTTTGAAACTACTGCGGATATGGGAATTATTGCTAAGGGGAAAAGTTTAGAAGATGCCTTCAAAGAAGCGGCTAAGGGACTTTTTCACATAATGGTGGATATAGACAAAGTTGATAAAAAAGAAAAAATAGAATTTGAAGTATCAGGAGAAAATTTAGAAGAACTTTTGTATAATTTTCTAAATGAGTTGATTTTTTATAGTGATGTAGAAAATTTAGTTTTTAGTGACTTTGACATAAAAATTGAAAAAGATAATAATGGATATAAATTAAAATGCATAGCATATGGAGAAAAAATAAACAAAGAAAAACATAACATAAAAGAAGAAGTAAAAGCAGTAACTTACCATAAAATGGAAGTTAAAAAAGAAGGAGATATGTGGATAATAAAATATATAGTTGATTTATAA
- the cbiD gene encoding cobalt-precorrin-5B (C(1))-methyltransferase CbiD, with protein MIYDFRKKSKFGYTTGSCATAGAYSALYYLKFGKKLDYVEIENLNGDKLIIPIKKIEKLDENRARAVVVKDAGEDIDITNGVEVISEVVLKKGKRDVVIKGGEGVGIVTKDGLQVKKGEYAINPKPREMIKTNLLKLLNDNEMVEVIISIPKGKELSKKTLNPKLGIVGGLSILGTTGIVRPMSNEAYMNSLVPQIDVALANGFKRLIFVPGNIGVRFAKQILKAKDEEIIEVSNFWGFMLDKAKEKGVKEIIILGHAGKIIKLSGGIYNTHSKVADCRNEILTAYSSLFIDNKEELKKILYSNTTEEVLKILEKRGVLKDVFNLIAKRVVERVSERWNGIKFGCIVVDMKGNILGSYLTDLNNKNK; from the coding sequence ATGATATATGATTTTAGAAAAAAATCAAAATTTGGTTACACAACTGGCTCTTGTGCCACTGCTGGGGCTTATTCAGCATTGTATTATTTAAAATTTGGAAAAAAACTTGATTATGTTGAAATTGAAAATTTAAATGGAGATAAGTTAATCATTCCAATAAAAAAAATTGAAAAATTAGATGAGAATAGAGCGAGGGCAGTAGTTGTTAAAGACGCTGGAGAAGATATAGATATAACTAATGGCGTTGAGGTTATATCTGAAGTTGTATTAAAAAAAGGGAAAAGAGATGTTGTAATTAAAGGTGGGGAAGGAGTAGGAATAGTTACTAAGGATGGTTTGCAGGTAAAAAAAGGAGAGTATGCAATAAATCCAAAGCCAAGGGAGATGATTAAAACAAATCTATTAAAATTGCTAAATGATAATGAGATGGTTGAAGTTATAATATCAATACCAAAAGGTAAAGAGTTATCTAAAAAAACACTAAATCCAAAATTAGGAATTGTTGGTGGATTGTCAATATTAGGAACCACTGGAATAGTTAGACCTATGTCTAACGAGGCTTATATGAATTCTTTAGTTCCTCAAATAGATGTTGCCTTGGCAAATGGATTTAAAAGATTAATTTTTGTTCCTGGAAATATTGGAGTAAGATTTGCTAAACAAATATTAAAGGCAAAAGATGAGGAAATTATTGAAGTCTCAAACTTTTGGGGATTTATGCTCGATAAAGCAAAAGAGAAAGGTGTTAAGGAAATAATAATATTAGGACATGCTGGAAAAATAATTAAGTTATCTGGTGGAATTTATAATACTCACTCAAAAGTTGCTGATTGCAGAAATGAGATTTTAACTGCCTATTCCTCTTTATTTATTGATAATAAGGAGGAGTTAAAGAAAATTTTATATTCAAACACAACTGAGGAAGTTTTAAAAATTTTAGAGAAAAGAGGAGTTTTAAAAGATGTTTTTAATCTTATAGCTAAAAGAGTTGTTGAAAGAGTTAGTGAAAGATGGAATGGAATTAAATTTGGATGTATAGTTGTAGATATGAAAGGGAACATATTAGGAAGTTATCTAACTGATTTAAACAATAAAAATAAATAA
- the thiL gene encoding thiamine-phosphate kinase, whose protein sequence is MDEITIIEIIKKTLKYSNNYITKGIDDDCAVIKINDNLYLVFTTDMMIKKTHIPSIFKPYEIGGRILTANVSDIASMGAKPLAFLLSISLSEKEANENFIKELYTGLNDFSKLYDCPIVGGDTNKGDELILSGSAIGITDNPIYRKGNVGDWICVTNDLGRVYCALTLYYMFKDKKISNSEFKKLCEKYPKIIEKLRKPIARVKEGILMNKYISGCCDISDGLGKEIKYFKNFELYEDKIYKLIPEDVIEFCEEFNLNPIKVVLNSGEEFELLFTTSKYNKVKDIVKDYSKIYKIGKIIEKGQFIDGEQFYGGGYIHKW, encoded by the coding sequence ATGGACGAAATAACAATAATTGAAATAATTAAAAAAACCTTAAAGTATTCTAATAATTATATTACAAAAGGAATTGATGATGATTGTGCAGTTATAAAGATTAATGATAATCTTTATTTAGTTTTTACAACAGATATGATGATTAAAAAAACTCACATTCCTTCTATATTTAAACCCTACGAAATTGGAGGGAGAATTTTAACTGCAAATGTTTCTGATATCGCCTCTATGGGTGCTAAACCTTTAGCGTTTTTATTGTCAATATCTTTATCTGAAAAAGAGGCAAATGAAAATTTTATTAAAGAACTCTACACGGGTTTAAATGATTTCTCTAAACTGTATGACTGTCCAATAGTTGGTGGAGATACAAATAAAGGAGATGAACTAATTTTATCAGGCTCTGCAATTGGGATAACAGATAATCCAATTTACAGGAAGGGAAATGTTGGAGATTGGATATGTGTAACTAACGATTTAGGTAGGGTTTATTGTGCCTTAACCTTATACTATATGTTTAAAGATAAAAAAATTAGCAACAGTGAGTTTAAAAAACTCTGTGAGAAATATCCAAAAATTATAGAAAAATTAAGAAAACCTATCGCGAGAGTTAAAGAAGGAATTTTAATGAATAAATATATAAGTGGATGTTGCGATATTTCAGATGGTTTGGGGAAAGAAATTAAATATTTTAAAAATTTTGAGTTATATGAGGATAAAATCTATAAATTAATTCCAGAAGATGTTATTGAATTTTGTGAAGAATTTAATCTTAACCCTATAAAAGTTGTTTTAAATAGTGGAGAAGAGTTTGAACTTTTATTTACAACATCAAAATATAATAAAGTTAAAGATATTGTAAAGGATTATTCAAAAATCTACAAAATTGGTAAAATTATAGAAAAAGGACAGTTTATAGACGGAGAGCAATTTTATGGTGGTGGCTATATTCACAAGTGGTAA
- the rtcA gene encoding RNA 3'-terminal phosphate cyclase, producing the protein MSEDLIVIDGSYLEGGGQIVRTSVSLSALTQKPVKIINIRKKRKNKGLSHQHVASVKAVKKLCNAEVYGLYVGSEELIFIPSKLAPKDFEINIGTAGSISLVIQTLLPLSLGIDKKFTVKIKGGTDVKKSPPIDYVKNVTLKILENFGILTELKVLKRGFYPEGGGEVIFTVKPSKIKKFNLIEHTKSDLVEGISYVQNLDVNIARRMRKKAVELLNKEKLNPNIKIETSRGLSTGAGIVLWNDTIGSSCLGEKGLRAEIVAERSVKDLLNERKTGMALDKYMGDQIIPFLGFGRGIVGVSEITNHTKTNIWVVKHFLDVDFEIREYKENSCSGYTIEVI; encoded by the coding sequence TTGAGCGAGGATTTAATTGTTATTGATGGTAGCTATTTAGAAGGCGGAGGACAGATTGTTAGAACCTCTGTAAGTTTATCTGCATTAACGCAAAAACCAGTAAAAATAATAAACATTAGAAAAAAAAGAAAAAATAAAGGTTTATCTCATCAACATGTTGCATCTGTTAAGGCAGTAAAAAAACTTTGCAATGCAGAAGTTTATGGGCTGTATGTTGGTTCTGAAGAGTTAATTTTTATACCTTCAAAATTAGCTCCAAAAGATTTTGAGATAAATATAGGAACTGCTGGTAGTATATCTTTAGTTATACAGACATTATTACCTTTATCCTTAGGGATTGATAAAAAATTTACAGTGAAAATTAAAGGAGGAACTGATGTTAAGAAATCTCCACCAATAGACTATGTGAAAAATGTAACCTTAAAAATACTTGAAAATTTTGGAATATTAACAGAATTGAAAGTATTAAAAAGAGGATTTTATCCAGAAGGTGGAGGAGAAGTTATTTTTACAGTTAAGCCATCAAAAATTAAAAAATTTAATTTAATAGAGCATACTAAATCTGATTTGGTTGAAGGAATTAGTTATGTGCAAAATTTAGATGTGAATATAGCGAGAAGAATGAGAAAAAAAGCTGTAGAATTATTAAATAAAGAAAAACTAAATCCAAATATAAAAATAGAAACTTCAAGAGGTTTATCCACTGGAGCAGGAATTGTTTTATGGAACGACACTATTGGAAGTAGTTGTTTGGGTGAAAAAGGATTGAGGGCAGAAATTGTTGCCGAAAGATCTGTAAAAGATTTATTAAATGAAAGAAAGACGGGAATGGCTTTAGACAAATATATGGGAGATCAAATAATACCATTTTTAGGATTTGGTAGAGGAATAGTTGGAGTTTCAGAAATTACAAATCATACAAAAACTAACATTTGGGTGGTTAAGCACTTTTTAGATGTAGATTTTGAGATTAGAGAGTATAAGGAAAATAGTTGTAGTGGTTATACTATTGAGGTGATTTAG
- the artE gene encoding archaeosortase family protein ArtE — MVVAIFTSGKDKKETIVFLIKFYILFFFLFFILNYFGEYIVEVVAYLSYIFVKLIIPNAKIINNIIYLPNAEVEVIKECTGSFITSGILSLIILYSKNIKEFIIGLFFLLLAFFVNIFRIVLVCYYVNLYPKNPIFYHDIVGYIIILSLIPILVLGYLKVIDIIREGNNAIHKGKYLKNKS, encoded by the coding sequence ATGGTGGTGGCTATATTCACAAGTGGTAAAGATAAAAAAGAAACAATTGTATTTTTAATAAAATTTTATATCCTATTCTTTTTTCTATTTTTTATTTTGAATTATTTTGGAGAATATATTGTTGAAGTAGTTGCCTATCTCTCATATATTTTTGTTAAACTAATAATTCCTAATGCAAAAATAATAAATAACATTATATATTTACCAAATGCAGAAGTAGAAGTAATCAAAGAATGCACTGGAAGTTTTATAACATCTGGAATATTATCTCTCATTATTTTATACTCCAAAAATATTAAAGAATTCATAATTGGGTTATTTTTCCTATTATTGGCATTTTTTGTAAATATTTTTAGAATTGTTTTAGTTTGTTATTATGTAAATCTTTATCCCAAAAATCCAATATTTTATCACGATATTGTTGGCTATATTATTATTTTATCTCTTATTCCAATATTGGTTTTAGGATATTTGAAAGTTATTGACATTATAAGAGAGGGAAACAATGCAATACATAAGGGTAAATACCTTAAAAATAAATCCTAA
- the ilvE gene encoding branched-chain-amino-acid transaminase, whose translation MKIYLNGKFVDEKDAKISVFDHGLLYGDGVFEGIRAYDGVVFMLKEHIDRLYDSAKSICLDIPLTKEEMISVVLETLRVNKLRDAYIRLVVTRGVGDLGLDPRKCKEPTIFCIAIPMPPLLGEDGIRAITVSVRRLPVDVLNPAVKSLNYLNSVLAKIQANYAGVDEAFLLDDKGFVVEGTGDNIFIVKNGVLKTPPVYSSILKGITRDVVIKLANEEGIEVVEEPLTLHDIYTADELFITGTAAEIVPVFEVDGRVINNRKVGEITKKLREKFKEIRTKWGIKVNFK comes from the coding sequence ATGAAAATATACTTAAACGGAAAATTTGTTGATGAAAAGGATGCGAAAATTTCAGTATTTGACCACGGTTTGTTGTATGGAGATGGAGTATTTGAAGGAATTAGGGCATATGATGGCGTTGTTTTTATGTTAAAAGAACATATTGACAGATTGTATGATTCTGCAAAATCTATTTGCCTTGACATCCCTCTAACAAAAGAAGAGATGATTAGTGTAGTTTTAGAAACTTTGAGAGTTAATAAGTTAAGAGATGCATATATAAGGTTAGTAGTTACAAGAGGAGTTGGAGATTTAGGGTTAGATCCAAGAAAGTGTAAAGAACCAACTATTTTCTGTATAGCAATTCCTATGCCTCCATTATTAGGAGAAGATGGGATTAGAGCAATAACAGTTTCTGTTAGAAGGCTGCCAGTAGATGTTTTAAATCCTGCAGTTAAATCATTAAATTATTTAAATAGTGTGTTAGCAAAGATTCAGGCAAATTATGCTGGAGTTGATGAAGCATTTTTATTAGATGATAAAGGATTTGTAGTTGAGGGAACAGGAGATAACATTTTCATTGTTAAAAATGGCGTTTTAAAAACTCCTCCAGTCTATTCAAGTATATTAAAAGGAATAACAAGAGATGTGGTTATAAAATTGGCAAATGAGGAAGGAATTGAAGTTGTTGAAGAACCATTAACCTTACATGATATATATACTGCTGATGAACTCTTCATTACAGGAACAGCCGCAGAAATAGTTCCAGTGTTTGAAGTGGATGGTAGAGTTATAAACAACAGGAAAGTAGGGGAAATAACTAAAAAACTAAGAGAAAAATTTAAAGAGATTAGAACAAAGTGGGGAATAAAAGTAAATTTTAAATAA
- a CDS encoding radical SAM protein, giving the protein MNVEEIEKYIEKNYNKLPEGCKQCVKGEKLVLFITGICNNNCYYCPLSEKRKNKDVIYANERLITTVEEAIDEAKLCSSKGVGITGGDPLLKINRTVKFLKALKDEFKEFHAHLYTTPESVSEDKLKLLKDAGLDEIRLHPTKIFNEGYNEEYVKFLCDKLSLCNKYIEDVGVEIPGIPNMENEILKLAESVDGLAKFMNINELEFSEENYYELEKRGFYPKNDVSNAIAGSEETSLKVINEFKGNMFIHYCPSVLKDAIQMKNRLINRAKNVAKPYEVITDEGLLLRGIMIFDNEEDLKEIANILEENEIEFEIIDNKIYLNPFILEDIIDEMKRQRYPITFSAYISEVYPTSDALEVERIPLITKKLRFRRRRRR; this is encoded by the coding sequence ATGAATGTTGAGGAAATAGAGAAATACATAGAAAAAAATTACAATAAATTGCCAGAAGGTTGTAAGCAGTGTGTTAAGGGAGAGAAGTTAGTTTTATTTATCACTGGAATTTGTAATAATAATTGCTATTATTGCCCACTATCTGAAAAGAGAAAAAATAAAGATGTGATATATGCAAATGAAAGATTGATTACAACTGTTGAGGAGGCAATTGATGAGGCAAAGTTATGTAGCAGTAAAGGAGTAGGAATAACAGGAGGAGATCCTTTATTAAAAATAAATAGAACTGTAAAATTTTTAAAGGCTTTAAAAGATGAATTTAAAGAGTTCCACGCTCATCTATATACTACGCCAGAAAGTGTAAGTGAGGATAAATTAAAACTATTAAAAGATGCTGGCTTAGATGAAATAAGGTTGCATCCTACAAAGATATTTAATGAAGGATATAATGAAGAGTATGTAAAATTTTTATGCGATAAGTTGAGTTTATGTAATAAATATATTGAAGATGTTGGAGTAGAAATTCCAGGGATTCCAAATATGGAAAATGAGATTTTAAAGTTGGCTGAATCTGTTGATGGATTAGCAAAATTTATGAATATTAACGAACTTGAATTTTCTGAAGAAAACTATTATGAATTAGAAAAGAGAGGGTTTTATCCAAAGAATGATGTTAGTAACGCTATAGCAGGAAGTGAAGAAACATCTTTAAAAGTTATTAATGAATTTAAAGGAAATATGTTTATCCATTACTGTCCATCAGTTTTAAAGGATGCTATTCAAATGAAAAATAGACTTATAAATAGGGCTAAGAATGTTGCTAAACCTTATGAAGTAATAACTGACGAGGGTTTATTATTAAGAGGAATCATGATTTTTGATAATGAAGAGGATTTAAAAGAAATTGCAAATATATTGGAAGAAAATGAGATAGAGTTTGAAATTATTGACAATAAAATTTACTTAAATCCATTTATATTAGAGGATATTATAGATGAGATGAAAAGGCAAAGATATCCAATAACCTTTTCAGCCTATATTTCAGAGGTTTATCCTACATCTGACGCTCTTGAAGTGGAAAGAATTCCCTTAATAACTAAAAAGTTGAGATTTAGAAGAAGGAGAAGAAGATAA
- a CDS encoding NOL1/NOP2/sun family putative RNA methylase produces MQYIRVNTLKINPKILKKRLEEKNVILEETFLHYAFKVIKSPFSIGCTPEYLFGYYIPQSTSSMIPPIVLNPEKNSFVLDMCAAPGGKTTHLAQLMENSGTIVAVDISKSRIKALKSNINRMGILNTIIINKDMRIFKDYLLKNNILFDKILLDAPCTGNIVKDKNRNVSKEDIKYCSLRQKELLNIGIDLLKEGGILVYSTCSAEEEENEEVIRYILNKRDDVELLPIENNFKKINVIGGGIEGTLRVIPPNEPFFIAKLRKIKS; encoded by the coding sequence ATGCAATACATAAGGGTAAATACCTTAAAAATAAATCCTAAAATACTAAAAAAAAGATTAGAAGAAAAAAATGTTATCTTAGAAGAAACTTTCCTACATTATGCTTTTAAAGTAATAAAATCTCCATTTTCTATAGGTTGTACTCCAGAATACTTATTTGGCTATTACATTCCTCAATCTACCTCCTCAATGATTCCTCCAATTGTCTTAAATCCAGAAAAAAATAGTTTTGTATTGGATATGTGTGCCGCTCCCGGAGGGAAAACAACACATTTAGCCCAATTAATGGAAAACTCAGGAACAATAGTGGCTGTTGATATAAGTAAATCGAGAATTAAAGCATTAAAATCAAACATAAATAGAATGGGAATTTTAAATACAATTATTATAAACAAAGATATGAGAATATTCAAAGATTACTTATTGAAAAACAATATCCTTTTTGATAAAATTTTGTTGGATGCTCCATGCACTGGCAATATAGTTAAAGATAAAAATAGAAATGTTTCAAAGGAGGATATAAAATACTGTTCATTGAGACAGAAAGAACTATTGAATATAGGAATTGACTTACTAAAAGAAGGGGGAATCTTAGTTTATAGCACTTGTTCTGCTGAAGAGGAAGAGAATGAAGAAGTTATAAGATACATATTAAATAAAAGAGATGATGTAGAACTTTTACCAATTGAAAATAACTTTAAAAAAATAAATGTAATTGGAGGGGGAATAGAAGGTACTTTAAGAGTAATTCCTCCAAATGAGCCATTCTTTATCGCAAAACTTAGAAAAATTAAAAGTTAA